The Oncorhynchus nerka isolate Pitt River linkage group LG12, Oner_Uvic_2.0, whole genome shotgun sequence genome contains the following window.
gcaggtagcctagcggttagagtgttgggcaggtagcctagcggttagagtgttgggcagctagcctagcggttagagtgttgggcaggtagtctagcggttagagtgttaggcaggtagcctggcggttagagtgttaggcaggtagcctagcggttagagtgttgggcaggtagcctagcggttagagtgttgggcaggtagcctagcggttagagtgttgggcaggtagcctagcggttagagtgttaggcaggtagcctagcggttagagtgttgggcaggtagcctagcggttagagtgttaggcaggtagcctagcggttagagtgttgggcaggtagcctagcggttagagtgttgggcagctagcctagcggttagagtgttgggcagctagcctagcggttagagtgttaggcaggtagcctagcggttagagtgttgggcaggtagcctagcggttagagtgttgggcaggtagcctagcggttagagtgttgggcaggcagcctagcggttagagtgttgggcaggcagcctagcggttagactgttgggcaggtagcctagcgtttagagtgttgggcaggtagcctagcggttagactgttgggcaggtagcctagcggttagagtattaggcaggtagcctagcggttagagtgttgggcaggtagcctagcggttagagtgttgggcaggcagcctagcggttagactgttagactgttgggcaggtagcctagcggttagagtgttaggcaggtagcctagcggttagactgttgggcaggtagcctagcggttagagtgttaggcaggtagcctagcggttagagtgttgggcaggtagcctagcggttagactgttgggcaggtagcctagcggttagactgttgggcaggtagcctagcggttagagtgttaggcaggtagcctagcggttagagtgttaggcaggtagcctagcggttagagtgttgggcaggtagcctagcggttagagtgttgggcagctagcctagcggttagagtgttgggcaggtagtctagcggttagagtgttaggcaggtagcctagcggttagagtgttaggcaggtagcctagcggttagagtgttgggcaggcagcctagcggttagagtgttgggcaggtagcctagcggttagactgttgggcaggtagcctagcggttagagtattaggcaggtagcctagcggttagagtgttgggcaggtagcctagcggttagagtgttaggcaggtagcctagcggttagagtgttgggcaggtagcctagcggttagagtgttaggcaggtagcctagcggttagactgttgggcaggtagcctagcggttagagtgttaggcaggtagcctagcggttagagtgttgggcaggtagcctagcggttagagtgttgggcaggtagcctagcggttagactgttgggcaggtagcctagcggttagactgttgggcaggtagcctagcggttagagtgttaggcaggtagcctagcggttagagtgttaggcaggtagcctagcggttagagtgttgggcagactgttgggcaggtagcctagcggttagagtgttaggcaggtagcctagcggttagagtgttgggcaggtagcctagcggttagagtgttgggcaggcagcctagcggttagactgttgggcaggtagcctagcggttagagtgttaggcaggtagcctagcggttagactgttgggcaggtagcctagcggttagagtgttaggcaggtagcctagcggttagagtgttgggcaggtagcctagcggttagagtgttgggcaggtagcctagcggttagactgttgggcaggtagcctagcggttagagtgttaggcaggtagcctagcggttagagtgttaggcaggtagcctagcggttagagtgttgggcaggtagcctagcggttagagtgttgggcagctagcctagcggttagagtgttgggcaggtagtctagcggttagagtgttaggcaggtagcctagcggttagagtgttaggcaggtagcctagcggttagagtgttgggcaggcagcctagcggttagagtgttgggcaggtagcctagcggttagagtgttaggcaggtagcctagcggttagagtgttaggcaggtagcctagcggttagagtgttgggcaggtagcctagcggttagagtgttgggcaggtagcctagcggttagagtgttgggcaggtagcctagcggttagagtgttaggcaggtagccagcggttagagtgttgggcaggtagcctagcggttagagtgttaggcaggtagcctagcggttagagtgttgggcaggtagcctagcggttagagtgttgggcagctagcctagcggttagagtgttgggcagctagcctagcggttagagtgttgggcagctagcctagcggttagagtgttgggcaggtagcctagcggttagagtgttgggcaggcagcctagcggttagagtgttgggcaggcagcctagcggttagactgttgggcaggtagcctagcggttagagtgttgggcaggtagcctagcggttagagtgttgggcaggtagcctagcggttagagtgttgggcagctagcctagcggttagagtgttaggcaggtagcctagcggttagagtgttgggcaggtagcctagcggttagagtgttgggcaggtagcctagcggttagagtgttgggcaggcagcctagcggttagagtgttgggcaggcagcctagcggttagactgttgggcaggtagcctagcgtttagagtgttgggcaggtagcctagcggttagactgttgggcaggtagcctagcggttagagtattaggcaggtagcctagcggttagagtgttgggcaggtagcctagcggttagagtgttgggcaggcagcctagcggttagactgttgggcaggtagcctagcggttagagtgttaggcaggtagcctagcggttagactgttgggcaggtagcctagcggttagagtgttaggcaggtagcctagcggttagagtgttgggcaggtagcctagcggttagagtgttgggcaggtagcctagcggttagactgttgggcaggtagcctagcggttagactgttgggcaggtagcctagcggttagagtgttaggcaggtagcctagcggttagagtgttaggcaggtagcctagcggttagagtgttgggcaggtagcctagcggttagagtgttgggcagctagcctagcggttagagtgttgggcaggtagtctagcggttagagtgttaggcaggtagcctagcggttagagtgttaggcaggtagcctagcggttagagtgttgggcaggtagcctagcggttagagtgttgggcaggtagcctagcggttagagtgttgggcaggtagcctagcggttagagtgttaggcaggtagcctagcggttagagtgttgggcaggtagcctagcggttagagtgttgggcaggtagcctagcggttagagtgttgggcaggtagcctagcggttagagtgttgggcagctagcctagcggttagagtgttgggcagctagcctagcggttagagtgttaggcaggtagcctagcggttagagtgttgggcaggtagcctagcggttagagtgttgggcaggtagcctagcggttagagtgttgggcaggcagcctagcggttagagtgttgggcaggcagcctagcggttagactgttgggcaggtagcctagcgtttagagtgttgggcaggtagcctagcggttagactgttgggcaggtagcctagcggttagagtattaggcaggtagcctagcggttagagtgttgggcaggtagcctagcggttagagtgttgggcaggcagcctagcggttagactgttgggcaggtagcctagcggttagagtgttaggcaggtagcctagcggttagactgttgggcaggtagcctagcggttagagtgttaggcaggtagcctagcggttagagtgttgggcaggtagcctagcggttagagtgttgggcaggtagcctagcggttagactgttgggcaggtagcctagcggttagactgttgggcaggtagcctagcggttagagtgttgggcaggtagcctagcggttagagtgttgggcaggtagcctagcggttagagtgttgggcaggtagcctagcggttagagtgttgggcaggtagcctagcggttagagtgttgggcagagTGTTGggcagcctagcggttagagtgttgggtagcctagcggttagagtgttgggcaggtagtctagcggttagagtgttgggcaggtagcctagcggttagagtgttgggcaggtagcctagcggttagagtgttgggcaggtagcctagcggttagagtgttgggcaggtagcctagcggttagagtgttgggcaggtagcctagcggttagagtgttaggcaggtagcctagcggttagagtgttgggcaggtagtctagcggttagagtgttaggcaggtagcctagtggttagagtgttgggcaggtagtctagtggttagagtgttgggcaggtagtctagcggttagagtgttgggcaggtagcctagcggttagagtgttgggcaggtagtctagtggttagagtgttgggcaggtagcctagcggttagagtgttgggcaggtagcctagcggttagagtgttaggcaggtagcctagtggttagagtgttgggcaggtagtctagtggttagagtgttgggcaggtagcctagcggttagagtgttgggcaggtagcctagcggttagagtgttgggcaggtagtctagcggttagagtgttgggcaggtagcctagcggttagagtgttaggcaggtagcctagcggttagagtgttgggcaggtagtctagtggttagagtgttgggcaggtagcctagcggttagagtgttgggcaggtagcctagcggttagagtgttgggcaggtagcctagcggttagagtgttgggcaggtagcctagcggttagagtgttgggcaggtagcctagcggttagagtgttaggcaggtagcctagcggttagagtgttgggcaggtagcctagcggttagagtgttgggcatgtagcctagcggttagagtgttgggcaggtagcctagcggttagagtgttaggccagtaactgaaagctAGTTTGAGTCCCCGAGCTGGCAACATGTGAAATCTGACTGTGTGCCCTTGCCGTACCTTGCGCAAGGTACTCAACCCTAATTGCTTCAGTGTCACTGCTCTCAgggagagttgggatatgcaaaataAACTTGTGAAATTGAACAAATATACACACCCATCAAATTACTATTATCAGGTGAAGAGGTTATTGTGAGGAAGAAGTTATGACAATATGGATTTACATGTACTTGAACTAAATTAATAGCACACATTACAGAAATTATTATTTGAGTCAGGAGTTTTGTAGGTTAAAGAAAAGAGATTTGTAACCTCAGTTTCTATATTCAGTACTGGATTTGTACTCTGTCTAacaccctccttctcctcctcctccctcctccctgtttttctctctgttcaGCAGTTTTCTCTCACTCTGctcctaaccacacacacacacacacacacacctctgctgGATGTCTGGAGGGTGTGACAGTGTTATGCATCACTCAGTGGGGATGCCAAGAGtggatgagagagatagagagagagggattgaacACGTGACCCTTGGAGCCCGGAGCTCACGGCTTACGCCCATCCGCCATCCACAACGCCTTAGCAGAACCCAAGCCCAACCCCGCCGACCACTTAGCAGAACCCAAGCCCATCCCCGCCGATGACTTAGCAGAACCCaagcccatccctgtccacaacgccTTAGCAGAACCTAAGCCCATCCCCGCCGACGACTTAGCAGAACCCaagcccatccctgtccacaacgccTTAGCAGAACCTaagcccatccctgtccacaacgccTTAGCAGAACCTaagcccatccctgtccacagcaCCTTAGCAGAACCCaagcccatccctgtccacaacatctTAACAGAACCCaagcccatccctgtccacaacgccTTAGCAGAACCTaagcccatccctgtccacaacgccTTAGCAGAACCTaagcccatccctgtccacagcaCCTTAGCAGAACCCaagcccatccctgtccacaacaccttaACAGAACCCaagcccatccctgtccacagcaCCTTAGCAGAACCCAAGTCCATCCCTGTCCACAGCACCTTAGCAGAACCCAAGCCCTTCCCTGTCCACAACACGTTAACAGAACCCaagcccatccctgtccacaacacgtTAACAGAACCCAAGCCCATTCCCCGTCAACAACGCCTTAGCAGAACCCAAGCCCATCCCCGCCGACCACTTAGCAGAACCCAAGCCCATCCCCGCCGATGACTTAGCAGAACCCaagcccatccctgtccacaacgccTTAGCAGAACCTAAGCCCATCCCCGCCGACGACTTAGCAGAACCCaagcccatccctgtccacaacgccTTAGCAGAACCTaagcccatccctgtccacaacgccTTAGCAGAACCTaagcccatccctgtccacagcaCCTTAGCAGAACCCaagcccatccctgtccacaacatctTAACAGAACCCaagcccatccctgtccacaacgccTTAGCAGAACCTaagcccatccctgtccacaacgctAAATTAGCAGAACCTaagcccatccctgtccacagcaGGTTAAAGCAGAATTTGTaagcccatccctgtccacaacaccttaACAGAACCCaagcccatccctgtccacagcaCCTTAGCAGAACCCAAGTCCATCCCTGTCAACAACGCCTTAGCAGAACCCAAGCCCTTCCCTGTCCACAACACGTTAACAGAACCCaagcccatccctgtccacaacacgtTAACAGAACCCAAGCCCATTCCCCGTCAACAACGCCTTAGCAGAACCCaagcccatccctgtccacaacacgtTAACAGAACCCAAGCCCATTCCCCGTCAACAACGCCTTAGCAGAACCTaagcccatccctgtccacagcaCCTTAGCAGAACCCaagcccatccctgtccacaacaccttaACAGAACCCaagcccatccctgtccacagcaCCTTAGCAGAACCCAAGTCCATCCCTGTCCACAGCACCTTAGCAGAACCCAAGCCCTTCCCTGTCCACAACACGTTAACAGAACCCaagcccatccctgtccacaacacgtTAACAGAACCCAAGCCCATTCCCCGTCAACAACGCCTTAGCAGAACCCAAGCCCATCCCCACAACACCACTTAGCAGAACCCAAGCCCATCCCCGTCCCGATGACTTAGCAGAACCCaagcccatccctgtccacaacgccTTAGCAGAACCTaagcccatccctgtccacaacacttAGCAGAACCCaagcccatccctgtccacaacgccTTAGCAGAACCTaagcccatccctgtccacaacgccTTAGCAGAACCTaagcccatccctgtccacagcaCCTTAGCAGAACCCaagcccatccctgtccacaacatctTAACAGAACCCaagcccatccctgtccacaacgccTTAGCAGAACCTAAGCCCATCCCCGCCGACCACTTAGCAGAACCCAAGCCCATCCCCGCCGATGACTTAGCAGAACCCAAGCCCGTCCCTGTCCACAACGCCTTAGCAGAACCTAAGCCCATCCCCGCCGACGACTTAGCAGAACCCaagcccatccctgtccacaacgccTTAGCAGAACCTaagcccatccctgtccacaacgccTTAGCAGAACCTaagcccatccctgtccacagcaCCTTAGCAGAACCCaagcccatccctgtccacaacatctTAACAGAACCCaagcccatccctgtccacaacgccTTAGCAGAACCTaagcccatccctgtccacaacgccTTAGCAGAACCTaagcccatccctgtccacagcaCCTTAGCAGAACCCaagcccatccctgtccacaacaccttaACAGAACCCaagcccatccctgtccacagcaCCTTAGCAGAACCCAAGTCCATCCCTGTCAACAACGCCTTAGCAGAACCCAAGCCCTTCCCTGTCCACAACACGTTAACAGAACCCaagcccatccctgtccacaacacgtTAACAGAACCCAAGCCCATTCCCCGTCAACAACGCCTTAGCAGAACCCaagcccatccctgtccacaacacgtTAACAGAACCCAAGCCCATTCCCCGTCAACAACGCCTTAGCAGAACCTaagcccatccctgtccacaacaccttaGCAGAACCCaagcccatccctgtccacagcaCCTTAGCAGAACCCAagcccatccccatccacaatgcctAATTTATGATTATCCTCACTCATCTGTCTCCTAATTTGAATTCCATGCTTTCCCTGTCACTTGTTCACTCAAGCTTAACACTGTTGTCATCTATCACCGACCAGGTGCCCTTACATTTCCTCtatgagcttgacaccttgataagctAATTTCCTGACGATGCCTCATCGCTCATCGTATTGGGTGACTTCAACCCCCTTAACGTCTGCCTTTGATTAATTTCTTTCCAACtctttctttcccctcctcttttgacctcaccctttcccagtcCCCACCCAATCACAAGACAGGCAATACTCTTACCTCATCTTTATTAGAGGCTGTtcgcctactaatctcactgcaacccccgTCCAGATCTCTGATCACTTTTCTTTGTTtcctctcctccaaccctacccattcagcccctacccagatatTCATGCAGCAttgcaatctctctctctcccactcttctctcctcttctatcttatCATATCTCtcttctgctaaatccttctgTCCCTCACTCCCTTCGGCCCTCCCTTCCTGCTCCATGGCTGaatgactcattgcgagcttacaGTACAGGGCTGCGGGCTGCTGAGCGAAAACTGAGGAAAActcaacttccggaggacatatGATCCtttcacttcctcctctctaccttctcttcctctgtatctgctgctaaaACCACTTTCTATCATTCAAAATGTCAAGCTTTTGCCtctaatcctagtaaacattttccaccttctcctccctcaatcctccacccctccctcgtcCCTCTCTGAGaatgactttgtcaaccactttgaaaagaacGTTGATGGCATCCGCTCTTCATTCGCTCAGCTTATTGAGTCCATTGTGTCCACACAGAACTACCCTTCGCctttgacctctttctcccctctctctccagatgaaatcctgtGACTTGTGAGGTCTGGCCACCAGATAACCTGCCCCTGCTcgacccatcccctcctcccttctcctgacAATCTCTGGAGACCTTAACCCATTCCTCACTAccctcatcaactcatcactGACCACTGGCTGCGTCCCTTCTAACTTCAAAATGCCAGAGTTTTTCCCCTCCTCGAGAAACCAACACTTAACCCCTCTGACGTCTAAACTACAGAccggtatcccttctttctttccaaaacacttaaGCGTGCTGATctactctctcgctatctctctcagattgattttcttgaccctaaccagtcaggcttcaagacaaGTTCCTGAAGTGAGactgctctcctctgtgtcacagAGGCTCTCCACAAGGCCAACGCTgactctcttttctctgttctcatTCTCCTAGATCTATCCACTGCCTGCGACatcgtgaaccatcagatcctcctctcccccttctcaggGCTCAGcttctcaggctctgcacactcttggattttatcctacctggcaggccgctcctaccaggggacgtggagaggatctgtgtctgcaccacatactctcactactggtgtcccccaggactTGGTCCTaggctctctcctcttctctctatacaccaagtcactcggtTCAGTCATaccctcacatggtctctcctatcattgtcaTCATCACACTACTTTCCTCCTTCACCCCATTTGACACACAGGTGGCGACacgcatctctgcgtgcctggcagatatctcaattTGGATCTCGGCCCACCACCTGAAGCACAACCtcgacaagacggagctgctcttcctcgtGGGGAAGGCCTTCCATTTTCAAGACCTCTCCATCTtggttgacaactccacggtGTCCCCCCTCCCAGAGTGTAAACAACCTTGGCGTGACCCTTgacaacaccctgttgttctctgcaaacatcaaagcaatgACTCACTTCtacaggttcatgctctacaacatacgTAGACTACGACCCTACCTCCCACAGGAAGGTCCTAATCGGCACAGgttctaatccaggcacttgtcatcgcCTGTCTGAActactgctactcgctgtttgctGGGCTCCTCACTCGTACCATCAAACCCTTACAACTTATCGAAAATGCCGCAGCCCACACAGTGTTGAACCCCTTCCATGTCACCCCACTCCTCTTGCACACtctactggcttccagttgaagctcgcatccactacaagatcatagaggaactgcccctccttaCCTTCAGACTATGCTCAAAACCTACACCCCAATCCTATGGAGGCTCAGGCTAAGACCCAGATGCCGACATTAGCAGGCAGATAGGACGAGTGTCAGAGTATATTATAGTCAAGGCAGGCAAAGAGTCGTAATCCAAATCAGAGTCAGGcaagtacaggacggcaggcaggagtTGGACCttggaaacaggagacaaagggctgcgAGACAGAGGTTTAATCCTAGACACATGAAAAGCgggatatatatacatttacattacatttacatttaagtcatttagcagacgctcttatccagagcgacttacaaattggtgcgttcaccttaagacatccagtggaacagccactttacaatagtgcatctaaatcttttaagggggggggtgagaaggattactttatcctatcctaggtattcctgaaagaggtggggtttcaggtgtctccggaaggtggtgattgactccgctgtcctggcgtcgtgagggagtttgttcctccattggggggccagagcagcgaacagttttgactgggctgcgcaggaactctacttcctcagtggtagggaggcgagcaggccagaggtggatgaatgcagtgcccttgtttgggtgtagggcctgatcagagcctggaggtactctCTCTATATGAAGGGTGCGGGGCAACATAAGATGACCAACAGAGGGGCTAAGTATTTTGGTGATGGGAAAGGGCCGATAAATAGCGGGGAGCAGAGGTCCGGTGGCGATCCGCCTGTTGCCGATACCTGGATGTGCAACCagggctctcttccaggtacggTGACACTGGCGGACAAACACCTGGGCAGAGGGTATGCTGACTTCTTCCTCTTGCTCAGGGAAGAGCGGGGGTTGATATCCCAAGGAACACTCAAAGGGCGAGAGACCAGTGGTCGAGCAGGGAAGGGTGTGATGAGCATATTTCACCCACAcgagttgctggctccaggtggtggtgTTGGCGGAGATGAGGCGATGAAGAGCTGTCGCCAGGTCCTGATTGGCTTCCTCCGACTGGCCATTAGATTGGGAGTGAAAACCATAGGACAGGCTAGCCGAcgacccaatgagggtgcagaacgccatccagaaccgggacgagaactgaggaccacGTTCGGAGACCATGTCGACCGGAAGTCCATGGATCCGAAAGacatgctgcaccatgagctaGGCCGTCTCCTTGGCTGCGGGTAACTATCCACCACCATCAGAATCGTGGTGTTGCCATCTGACAAAGGAAGACCAGTAACAATGTTCAGGGATGTATGGGACCAGGGGCAGTGAGAGGGGCAGTGAGGAACAGGGAGTGGTTGAAACGGGTGACTCCTCCCCCTcatgccctctccctcctccctctcctccccctcctgccctctgacaccctctccccctccctcctcatccccctcctctcccctgtaactattctcaCTAAAAACTTACTAGGAAACATTTAAGAGCGTCTGATAAATGACTAACATGTGAAAGCGCTCACCGTTGCCCTTAGTGGCCGATTGCTTCTTGCTTCCCTGAACGGACGttggctgcacacacacacatacacaggcttgagagagagagagagagagagagagagagagagggagagagagagagagagacagagagggagagagagagagacagagagggagaaagagagagagacagagagagagcgagagagagagaaagagacagatggagagagggagagagagagagagagagacagagagggagagagagagagagagacagagagggagaaagagagagagacagagagagacagagagagagcgagagagagagaaagagacagatggagagagagagagagagagagagagacagagagggagagagagacagagagggagagagagagagagagag
Protein-coding sequences here:
- the LOC135574422 gene encoding mucin-2-like; this translates as MAEPKPNPADHLAEPKPIPADDLAEPKPIPVHNALAEPKPIPADDLAEPKPIPVHNALAEPKPIPVHNALAEPKPIPVHSTLAEPKPIPVHNILTEPKPIPVHNALAEPKPIPVHNALAEPKPIPVHSTLAEPKPIPVHNTLTEPKPIPVHSTLAEPKSIPVHSTLAEPKPFPNPSPFPVNNALAEPKPIPADHLAEPKPIPADDLAEPKPIPVHNALAEPKPIPADDLAEPKPIPVHNALAEPKPIPVHNALAEPKPIPVHSTLAEPKPIPVHNILTEPKPIPVHNALAEPKPIPVHNAKLAEPKPIPVHSRLKQNFTLAEPKSIPVNNALAEPKPFPVHNTLTEPKPIPVHNTLTEPKPIPPEPKPIPVHSTLAEPKPIPVHNTLTEPKPIPVHSTLAEPKSIPVHSTLAEPKPFPVHNTLTEPKPIPVHNTLTEPKPIPPEPKPIPVHNALAEPKPIPVHNALAEPKPIPVHSTLAEPKPIPVHNILTEPKPIPVHNALAEPKPIPADHLAEPKPIPADDLAEPKPVPVHNALAEPKPIPADDLAEPKPIPVHNALAEPKPIPVHNALAEPKPIPVHSTLAEPKPIPVHNILTEPKPIPVHNALAEPKPIPVHNALAEPKPIPVHSTLAEPKPIPVHNTLTEPKPIPVHSTLAEPKSIPVNNALAEPKPFPVHNTLTEPKPIPVHNTLTEPKPIPHLSTACDIVNHQILLSPFSGLSFSGSAHSWILSYLAGRSYQGTWRGSVSAPHTLTTGVPQDLVATRISACLADISIWISAHHLKHNLDKTELLFLVGKAFHFQDLSILVDNSTVSPLPECKQPWRDP